Proteins found in one Campylobacter concisus genomic segment:
- the galU gene encoding UTP--glucose-1-phosphate uridylyltransferase GalU — MIQTCLFPAAGYGTRFLPATKSLPKEMLPILTKPLIHYGVDEALEAGMDNMAFVTGRGKRALEDYFDISYELEKEIAGSQKESLLSEVRNLMSSCTFSFTRQNAMKGLGHAIYTGKTLVRDEAFGVILADDLCINENGEGVLSQMVKIYEKYRCSVVAVMEVPKEQTKSYGVVSGRFIEDDLIMVDDMVEKPDPAEAPTNLAIIGRYILTPDIFNILERTKPGKNGEIQITDALKTQAKDGMVLAYKFKGKRFDCGSIDGFVEATNFFYERSK, encoded by the coding sequence ATGATACAAACTTGCCTATTTCCAGCGGCTGGATATGGAACGAGGTTTTTACCAGCTACAAAATCACTCCCAAAAGAGATGTTGCCGATCCTTACAAAACCACTCATTCACTACGGCGTTGATGAGGCGCTTGAGGCTGGCATGGACAATATGGCCTTTGTCACAGGACGCGGAAAAAGGGCGCTTGAGGACTATTTTGACATCAGCTACGAGCTAGAAAAAGAGATCGCAGGCAGCCAAAAAGAGTCGTTGCTTAGCGAAGTTAGAAATTTAATGAGCTCATGCACATTTTCATTTACTAGGCAAAATGCTATGAAAGGGCTTGGACACGCCATTTATACGGGTAAAACGCTAGTTCGAGATGAGGCATTTGGGGTCATTTTGGCAGATGATCTATGTATAAATGAAAACGGCGAGGGCGTGCTTTCACAGATGGTTAAAATTTATGAAAAGTATCGCTGCAGCGTCGTTGCGGTGATGGAGGTGCCAAAAGAGCAGACTAAGTCTTATGGCGTCGTAAGCGGCAGGTTTATAGAAGATGATCTCATAATGGTCGATGATATGGTTGAAAAGCCTGATCCTGCTGAGGCTCCGACAAATTTAGCGATAATTGGTCGCTACATCTTAACGCCAGATATTTTTAACATCTTAGAGCGAACAAAACCAGGCAAAAACGGCGAAATTCAGATCACAGACGCGCTAAAAACGCAGGCAAAAGATGGCATGGTGCTAGCTTATAAATTTAAGGGCAAGAGGTTTGACTGCGGCAGCATCGATGGCTTTGTCGAGGCTACAAATTTCTTTTACGAGCGCAGTAAATGA
- a CDS encoding IMPACT family protein produces the protein MQTIDRIFKAQLDIKKSNFLAFLCPISSFKSLHEHLKEEHFKAVHVVWATRELNKYGQIVENQSDDGEPKGTSGQPSLNALRGADLINVGVLIVRYFGGIKLGTGGLVRAYSGAVNEVINEAIKDGGMMKFEIKDEIKFFTPFSLMSRFEHYFATKNLSEFEREFNDSGAIWSVNLNEAEFAELFKFCKEFEASEFKFLALPLGSKALFIY, from the coding sequence TTGCAGACGATTGATAGGATTTTCAAAGCCCAGCTTGATATAAAAAAGTCAAATTTCTTAGCATTTTTGTGCCCGATAAGCTCGTTTAAAAGCTTGCACGAACACCTAAAAGAGGAGCATTTTAAGGCTGTTCACGTAGTTTGGGCAACAAGGGAGTTAAACAAATACGGACAGATAGTCGAAAATCAAAGCGACGATGGCGAGCCAAAGGGCACTAGCGGTCAGCCAAGCCTAAACGCGCTAAGGGGCGCTGATCTTATAAATGTTGGCGTCTTGATAGTCAGGTATTTTGGCGGGATAAAGCTTGGCACTGGAGGGCTTGTAAGAGCCTACTCTGGGGCTGTAAATGAGGTGATAAATGAAGCGATAAAAGATGGTGGCATGATGAAATTTGAGATAAAAGATGAGATCAAATTTTTTACGCCATTTTCGTTGATGAGCCGCTTTGAACACTACTTCGCCACTAAAAATTTAAGCGAGTTTGAAAGAGAATTTAATGACTCTGGAGCGATCTGGAGCGTAAATTTAAACGAAGCCGAGTTTGCCGAGCTATTTAAATTTTGCAAAGAATTTGAAGCAAGCGAGTTTAAATTTCTAGCCTTGCCACTTGGCAGCAAAGCGCTGTTTATTTATTAA
- the lgt gene encoding prolipoprotein diacylglyceryl transferase, producing the protein MEIWNDIYNHFNPVAFSLFGFSVHWYGLMYILALVLALAMAKYLVKKDDIPISNQLLDNYFFWVEIGVILGARLGWVLVYSGEVSYYLAQPWQIFNPFHNGEFIGIRGMSYHGAVVGFLLATYLFCKRYKQNLWQLLDLCAVCIPFGYTFGRVGNFLNQELFGRVTDVPWAINVFGQSRHPSQLYEAFLEGLVIFIILFLYRKFKKFNGELIALYAILYTFARFICEFFREPDSGLGFIIFSLSMGQILSLIMCGFGIFVYAMLYKKFQSSNISV; encoded by the coding sequence ATGGAAATTTGGAACGACATTTATAACCACTTCAACCCAGTCGCCTTTAGCCTCTTTGGCTTTAGCGTGCACTGGTATGGTCTTATGTATATTTTGGCCCTTGTTTTGGCACTCGCCATGGCAAAGTATCTCGTTAAAAAAGATGATATCCCTATCTCAAATCAACTTTTAGACAACTACTTTTTTTGGGTAGAGATAGGCGTTATTTTAGGCGCTAGACTTGGCTGGGTTTTAGTATATTCAGGCGAAGTAAGCTACTACTTGGCGCAACCTTGGCAAATTTTTAATCCATTTCATAACGGCGAGTTTATAGGAATTCGTGGCATGAGTTACCACGGAGCAGTAGTTGGCTTTTTGCTTGCGACATATCTATTTTGCAAAAGGTATAAACAAAATTTATGGCAGCTACTTGATCTTTGTGCCGTTTGCATACCTTTTGGCTATACATTTGGCAGGGTCGGAAATTTCTTAAATCAAGAGCTTTTTGGACGCGTCACAGACGTGCCTTGGGCGATAAATGTTTTTGGGCAATCAAGACATCCTAGTCAGCTTTATGAGGCATTCTTAGAAGGTTTAGTTATTTTTATTATTTTATTTTTATATAGAAAATTTAAGAAATTTAATGGCGAGCTGATAGCGCTTTATGCTATTTTATACACTTTTGCAAGATTTATTTGCGAGTTTTTTAGAGAGCCTGACTCAGGGCTTGGATTTATTATTTTTAGTCTTTCAATGGGTCAAATATTATCACTTATCATGTGTGGTTTTGGAATTTTTGTTTATGCCATGCTTTATAAAAAATTTCAAAGCTCTAATATAAGTGTTTAA
- a CDS encoding fumarate reductase cytochrome b subunit: protein MTGLIEGFLGKRSDDKKSRTPAAWDRWQSITGFILACFILCHMVFTSTILLGKDAFNAVVGFAEAKFLFGETTWWITNVIAAVIFAIFIAHAFLAMRKFPANYRQYLMFRGHKDRMKHLDTTLWWFQFLTGFALFFAASAHLVDIVFGGHITADKSAAAFHQLEIFYFALLVFMVVHASIGMYRLYVKWISIDGANKHEMFAKRNKAKTIVFAVYGILAIIALIADFVWISH from the coding sequence ATGACCGGGCTTATAGAAGGTTTTTTGGGAAAACGGTCGGACGACAAAAAAAGTCGCACTCCAGCCGCTTGGGATAGATGGCAAAGTATTACAGGGTTTATTCTAGCCTGTTTTATATTGTGCCATATGGTTTTTACTTCTACTATACTACTTGGCAAAGACGCATTTAACGCTGTCGTAGGGTTTGCGGAGGCTAAATTTTTATTTGGAGAAACTACTTGGTGGATCACTAACGTTATAGCCGCGGTAATATTCGCCATTTTTATCGCTCATGCATTTTTAGCTATGAGAAAATTTCCAGCAAACTACAGACAATATCTAATGTTTAGAGGCCACAAAGACCGCATGAAGCACCTTGATACTACGCTTTGGTGGTTTCAGTTTTTAACCGGTTTTGCGCTATTTTTCGCAGCCAGCGCGCACCTAGTGGATATAGTCTTTGGCGGACATATTACTGCCGACAAATCAGCGGCTGCATTTCATCAACTAGAAATTTTCTACTTCGCACTACTTGTTTTTATGGTCGTTCACGCTAGTATCGGTATGTACCGCTTGTATGTCAAATGGATAAGCATTGATGGTGCAAATAAGCACGAAATGTTTGCCAAAAGAAATAAGGCAAAAACAATTGTATTTGCCGTTTATGGCATACTTGCTATAATTGCGCTAATTGCCGATTTCGTGTGGATCAGCCATTAA
- a CDS encoding fumarate reductase flavoprotein subunit, which yields MNVKYYDALVIGGGLAGLRAAVAAGGKGLSTVVLSLIPVKRSHSAAAQGGMQASLGNSKMSEGDNEDVHFADTVKGSDWGCDQQVARMFCQTAPKAIRELAAWGVPWTRITKGERSAIINAQKTTIVEKEEVHGLIHSRDFGGTKKWRTCFTADATGHTMLFAVANEALKHNVEIHDRKEAIALIHANNRCYGAIVRDLVNGEITAYVAKGTLIATGGYGRVYKHTTNAVVCEGIGAAIALETGVAQLGNMEAVQFHPTPIVPSGILLTEGCRGDGGILRDVDGYRFMPDYEPEKKELASRDVVSRRIMEHIRAGKGVPSPYGYHVWLDISILGREHIEKNLRDVQEICEIFNGIDPADTEVYTDENGRQRGKGWAPILPMQHYSMGGIKTKPTGESPTLAGLFSAGEAACWDMHGFNRLGGNSVSETVVAGMIVGDYFADYCGSHEIDINTADIEKFVKKEEDYLKSLVEKEGKFNVFEIKNKMKDIMWEHVAIFRTGEGLAVAVKELEELYKQSLDVKVTNKALFGNPELEEAYRVPKMLKLALCIAKGALDRTESRGAHCREDYPKRDDLNWLNRTLTSWKEGDTLPTIVYEPLDIMKMEMPPAFRGYGAKGNIIEHPDSAIRQKEVDEIREKMQAEGKSRQEIQEVLMHYDLQPKYKAPNERAGIGYE from the coding sequence ATGAATGTAAAATATTATGATGCATTGGTAATTGGTGGTGGTCTAGCTGGTCTTAGAGCTGCTGTGGCTGCTGGAGGAAAGGGCTTAAGCACCGTCGTTTTAAGCCTAATACCTGTAAAACGCTCGCACTCTGCGGCTGCGCAAGGCGGCATGCAAGCCTCTTTGGGAAATTCAAAAATGAGCGAAGGCGACAACGAGGACGTACACTTTGCCGACACGGTAAAAGGTAGCGACTGGGGCTGCGATCAGCAAGTCGCGCGTATGTTTTGTCAAACCGCGCCTAAGGCGATCCGCGAGCTAGCGGCTTGGGGCGTGCCTTGGACTCGTATAACAAAAGGCGAGAGAAGCGCTATCATCAACGCTCAAAAAACGACCATTGTAGAAAAAGAAGAGGTCCACGGACTCATCCACTCTCGCGACTTTGGCGGAACTAAAAAATGGAGAACATGCTTTACGGCAGACGCCACCGGTCACACTATGCTTTTTGCCGTAGCGAACGAAGCTCTAAAGCACAACGTAGAAATCCACGACAGAAAAGAAGCTATCGCGCTAATCCACGCAAATAACCGCTGTTACGGCGCGATCGTTCGCGATCTAGTTAACGGCGAGATCACGGCATACGTCGCAAAAGGTACGCTAATCGCTACGGGCGGCTACGGTAGGGTTTATAAACACACTACAAACGCCGTAGTTTGCGAGGGTATAGGTGCGGCCATCGCTCTTGAGACCGGCGTAGCTCAGCTAGGAAATATGGAAGCTGTTCAGTTTCACCCGACTCCGATCGTTCCAAGCGGTATCTTGCTAACGGAAGGTTGCCGCGGCGACGGCGGAATTTTACGCGACGTGGACGGATATCGATTTATGCCTGATTATGAGCCTGAGAAAAAAGAACTAGCTAGCCGCGACGTCGTAAGCCGCCGCATCATGGAGCATATCCGCGCAGGTAAAGGCGTACCTAGCCCATACGGATATCATGTTTGGCTAGATATCTCTATCCTAGGACGCGAGCATATAGAGAAAAACTTACGCGACGTTCAAGAAATTTGCGAAATCTTTAACGGCATCGATCCTGCCGACACCGAAGTATATACCGACGAGAATGGACGACAGCGCGGTAAAGGTTGGGCGCCGATCCTACCTATGCAGCACTACTCTATGGGTGGCATAAAAACTAAGCCTACAGGCGAGAGCCCGACGTTAGCAGGTCTATTTAGCGCCGGCGAGGCTGCGTGCTGGGATATGCACGGATTTAACCGCCTAGGCGGCAACTCCGTTTCAGAAACTGTCGTAGCGGGCATGATCGTTGGGGACTATTTTGCCGATTACTGCGGTAGCCACGAGATAGATATAAATACCGCAGATATCGAAAAATTCGTTAAAAAAGAGGAAGACTATCTAAAAAGCCTTGTTGAAAAAGAGGGCAAATTTAACGTATTTGAGATCAAAAACAAGATGAAAGACATCATGTGGGAGCACGTGGCGATCTTTAGAACAGGCGAAGGTCTAGCCGTAGCGGTAAAAGAGCTAGAAGAGCTTTATAAACAATCTTTAGACGTCAAAGTTACAAACAAGGCGCTATTTGGCAACCCTGAGCTTGAGGAAGCCTACCGCGTACCAAAGATGCTAAAACTAGCCCTTTGTATCGCAAAAGGCGCGCTTGATCGCACCGAGAGCCGCGGAGCGCACTGCCGCGAAGACTATCCGAAACGCGACGACCTAAACTGGCTAAACAGAACTCTAACTAGCTGGAAAGAGGGCGATACACTACCGACTATCGTGTATGAGCCACTTGATATTATGAAAATGGAGATGCCACCAGCATTTAGAGGCTATGGTGCGAAAGGTAATATTATTGAGCATCCAGATAGTGCCATCCGCCAAAAAGAGGTTGATGAAATTCGTGAGAAAATGCAAGCTGAAGGTAAGAGCAGACAAGAAATTCAAGAGGTTTTAATGCACTATGATCTTCAACCAAAATATAAAGCACCAAACGAAAGAGCAGGAATAGGATATGAGTAG
- a CDS encoding fumarate reductase iron-sulfur subunit gives MSRKITIKAFKYNPLSKISKPHFATYELEETDGMTLFIALNMIREKFDPDLSFDFVCRAGICGSCGMLVNGKPRLACRTLTKDFESGVIELMPLPVFKLLKDLSVDTGNWMNAMSRRVESWIHTDHETDISKLEEKVEPEVAQEVFELDRCIECGICVAACGTAIMRPDFIGAVGLNRVARFKIDALDKRTDEDFYELIGDDDGVFGCMTLLGCEDNCPKHLPLQSRIAYMRRKMAAIK, from the coding sequence ATGAGTAGAAAAATAACCATAAAAGCATTTAAATATAATCCGTTAAGCAAAATTTCAAAGCCGCATTTTGCGACCTACGAGCTAGAAGAGACTGATGGTATGACATTGTTTATCGCGTTAAATATGATTCGCGAGAAATTTGACCCAGATCTTAGCTTTGACTTCGTTTGCCGTGCTGGAATTTGTGGAAGTTGTGGCATGCTTGTAAATGGTAAGCCAAGATTAGCTTGTAGAACTCTTACTAAGGATTTTGAAAGCGGAGTAATTGAGCTTATGCCTTTGCCAGTATTTAAGCTTTTAAAAGACCTAAGCGTAGACACCGGCAACTGGATGAATGCGATGAGTAGGCGCGTGGAGAGCTGGATACACACCGACCACGAGACCGATATCTCTAAGCTTGAGGAAAAAGTTGAGCCTGAAGTGGCTCAAGAGGTATTTGAGCTTGATCGCTGCATCGAGTGCGGTATCTGCGTGGCTGCGTGCGGTACGGCTATCATGAGGCCTGATTTCATCGGTGCGGTCGGACTTAACCGCGTAGCTAGATTTAAAATCGACGCGCTTGATAAACGAACCGACGAGGACTTTTACGAGCTTATCGGCGATGATGACGGCGTGTTTGGCTGTATGACGCTGCTAGGCTGCGAGGATAACTGCCCTAAACACTTACCACTTCAAAGCCGCATAGCTTATATGCGTAGAAAAATGGCTGCTATAAAGTAG
- a CDS encoding winged helix-turn-helix domain-containing protein, protein MLPSYKDMMLPILDFVAQKKEANRAEISKFIIEHFKLKDEDLLQKIKNRTPTYMSRTSWALFYLSYNHTS, encoded by the coding sequence ATGTTACCAAGCTATAAAGATATGATGCTGCCTATTTTGGATTTTGTCGCACAAAAGAAAGAGGCAAATAGAGCTGAAATTTCTAAATTTATAATTGAGCATTTTAAGTTAAAAGATGAAGATCTTTTGCAAAAAATAAAAAATAGGACACCAACCTATATGAGTAGAACAAGTTGGGCACTATTTTATCTTAGCTACAACCACACAAGTTAG
- a CDS encoding restriction endonuclease, with amino-acid sequence MIPLEKVGRSLFAITNFGKELVSSKDKKSKFLSWYDEIYKQEIRQEKKEATENTPDDNIDEALCKIKEELKSEILSSILEKEPRFFEYLITKLLEKMNYGAGNLTNKGPDGGIDGIIDEDELGLSKIYIQAKRYKDGSNIRRPEIQQFIGAISNKNTKKGVFITTAKFTKEAENFAKDNQNFSVVLIDGDKLAELMIKYKVGVQTSQIYEICKIDTDFFEENNF; translated from the coding sequence ATGATACCTCTTGAAAAAGTTGGTAGAAGCCTATTTGCCATAACAAATTTTGGCAAAGAGCTAGTAAGTAGCAAGGACAAAAAGAGCAAATTTCTCTCTTGGTACGATGAAATTTACAAACAAGAGATAAGGCAAGAGAAAAAAGAAGCCACAGAAAATACCCCAGATGACAATATAGATGAAGCACTTTGCAAGATAAAAGAAGAGCTAAAAAGTGAAATTTTATCTAGCATTTTAGAAAAAGAGCCAAGATTTTTTGAATACCTTATAACAAAATTACTTGAAAAGATGAATTATGGAGCTGGAAATCTTACGAACAAAGGCCCAGATGGCGGGATAGATGGCATCATAGACGAAGATGAACTTGGGCTTTCTAAAATTTATATCCAAGCAAAAAGATACAAAGACGGCAGTAATATCCGTAGGCCAGAGATTCAGCAGTTTATCGGCGCTATTTCAAATAAAAATACTAAAAAAGGCGTCTTTATCACTACGGCAAAATTTACTAAAGAAGCTGAAAATTTCGCCAAAGATAATCAAAATTTTAGTGTGGTTTTGATAGACGGTGACAAGCTTGCAGAGCTAATGATAAAATACAAAGTCGGCGTTCAAACAAGCCAAATATATGAAATTTGCAAAATCGATACCGACTTTTTTGAGGAAAATAATTTTTAA
- a CDS encoding phosphatidate cytidylyltransferase has product MQSRIITGVLMFVAILVVFFIDNYILNFILLGAVLYFAFNESLKLYNIDHKQLVFAALAFYVLTYFTNPIFIAILAIMLVASILAHIKSENLKLVAPFVYPTTPIFMIWMLYSEYGVGYLVWLILSVVASDSGAFFVGKMFGKHPFSPSSPNKTIEGAAGGVAIGTVIGCIVGNFVTEGFFQILFSSFLVCVFAVWGDLFESYLKRLCGVKDSGSLFPGHGGMLDRIDGYLFGVVALLWSLSW; this is encoded by the coding sequence ATGCAATCTCGCATAATCACTGGCGTTTTGATGTTTGTTGCTATTTTAGTAGTTTTTTTTATTGATAATTATATTTTAAATTTTATCTTGCTCGGCGCTGTGCTTTATTTTGCTTTTAATGAGTCGCTCAAGCTTTATAATATCGATCACAAACAGCTAGTTTTTGCCGCACTTGCTTTTTACGTGCTTACATATTTTACAAATCCAATTTTCATAGCGATCCTTGCTATCATGCTGGTTGCTTCGATCCTAGCTCACATAAAAAGTGAAAATTTAAAGCTAGTCGCACCTTTTGTCTATCCAACCACGCCGATCTTTATGATATGGATGCTTTACTCAGAGTATGGCGTAGGCTATCTTGTATGGCTTATTTTAAGCGTAGTTGCAAGCGATAGTGGTGCATTTTTTGTTGGCAAAATGTTTGGCAAACATCCATTTAGCCCAAGCTCACCAAACAAAACAATAGAGGGTGCAGCAGGCGGTGTGGCGATAGGCACTGTGATTGGCTGCATTGTTGGAAATTTTGTAACTGAAGGATTTTTCCAAATTTTATTCTCAAGCTTTTTAGTCTGCGTGTTTGCGGTTTGGGGAGATTTGTTTGAGAGTTACCTAAAAAGACTTTGCGGCGTCAAAGATAGTGGTTCGCTCTTCCCAGGACATGGAGGCATGCTTGATAGAATAGATGGCTATTTATTTGGTGTAGTTGCCCTACTTTGGTCGCTCTCGTGGTAA
- the dxr gene encoding 1-deoxy-D-xylulose-5-phosphate reductoisomerase: MVALVVILGSTGSIGKNALNLCEKFGVNVEALSCAKNVDLLNEQILKFKPKFVCVGDEKLAKNVKNIEAKNIFFGEAGLLQMLEISSSKKVINALVGFAGLAPSLKTQTLGKRLALANKESLVVGGKFLKTREILPIDSEHFGLKFLLENKTAPKRLIITASGGAFYKKPIKFLKDATPSDALKHPNWDMGAKITIDSATMANKLFEVMEAYWLYGIKEIEAVIEPTSAIHAVVEFIDGSSTMHLSRPDMKLAIAHAIFENVNENIVSHANLLDLKKIKFHKISLKKYPIFSLKDEVLAKPDLGVVINAANEVGVFSFLEKKCSFLDISRLVLSSVKNFRDIKISNIDEIFEADKEVRNYAKRMLNAKV; encoded by the coding sequence TTGGTCGCTCTCGTGGTAATACTTGGCTCAACTGGCTCAATCGGCAAAAATGCCCTTAATCTTTGCGAAAAATTTGGCGTAAATGTTGAGGCGTTAAGCTGCGCTAAAAATGTAGATTTACTAAATGAGCAAATTTTAAAATTTAAGCCAAAATTTGTCTGCGTAGGCGATGAAAAGCTAGCTAAAAACGTAAAAAACATAGAAGCTAAAAATATCTTTTTTGGCGAGGCTGGACTGCTACAAATGCTAGAAATTTCAAGCTCAAAAAAGGTAATAAACGCCCTTGTTGGCTTTGCTGGCCTTGCTCCTAGTCTAAAGACACAAACTCTTGGAAAAAGACTTGCCCTTGCAAACAAAGAGAGCCTTGTCGTTGGTGGCAAATTTCTAAAGACTAGAGAAATTTTACCAATAGACAGCGAGCATTTTGGGCTTAAATTTCTACTTGAAAATAAAACTGCACCAAAAAGACTCATCATCACAGCAAGCGGTGGCGCATTTTATAAAAAGCCGATCAAATTTCTAAAAGACGCCACACCAAGTGATGCTTTGAAGCATCCAAACTGGGATATGGGCGCAAAGATCACGATTGATAGTGCGACGATGGCAAATAAGCTTTTTGAGGTGATGGAGGCTTATTGGCTTTATGGCATCAAGGAGATCGAAGCTGTGATAGAGCCAACTTCTGCGATACACGCCGTAGTTGAATTTATAGACGGCTCAAGCACGATGCACCTCTCGCGACCTGATATGAAGTTAGCTATCGCTCATGCTATCTTTGAAAATGTCAATGAAAATATCGTTTCACACGCAAATTTACTTGATCTAAAAAAAATAAAATTTCATAAAATCAGCCTTAAAAAATATCCCATTTTTTCTCTAAAAGATGAAGTCCTAGCAAAGCCTGATCTAGGCGTAGTGATAAATGCTGCAAATGAGGTTGGAGTATTTAGCTTTTTAGAGAAAAAATGCTCGTTTTTGGATATCTCAAGGCTCGTTTTAAGCTCTGTTAAAAATTTTAGAGATATTAAAATTTCAAATATTGATGAAATTTTTGAAGCTGATAAAGAAGTTAGAAATTACGCAAAAAGGATGTTAAATGCAAAGGTATGA
- a CDS encoding uracil-xanthine permease family protein, which produces MQRYEGYKFDPKQSLIGVQFLFVAFGALVLVPILTGLDANVALFTAGLGTLLFQLITRKNVPPIFLASSFAFIAPLQYGIEKWGIAVTMGGVIFAGFFYVVLSLVVRFGGEKILHKILPPVVVGPVIMTIGLILAPNAVKMATSATKIYTQNEAMIVAGISLVATILVMMLGRGMFRLIPILLGIITGYIVAYCFGMIDFTPIFNAPWFRMPNFTTPKFEFEAIIYMIPIAIAPAIEHIGDMLAISNVTKEDFLKNPGLKNTLLGDGLATSLAAFFGGPPNTTYSEVTGAVSLTKAYNPAIMTFAAITAIVLAFVGKLGAVLSTIPAPVIGGIMLLLFGIIASVGMETLIKNKVDLADPRNMIIVALIFIFAIGGMVLDLGAVKFSGIGLGAVTGIVLNLLLPKTKHYEGY; this is translated from the coding sequence ATGCAAAGGTATGAGGGTTATAAATTTGATCCCAAACAAAGCTTAATCGGCGTTCAGTTTTTATTTGTCGCCTTTGGTGCACTGGTATTAGTGCCGATACTTACGGGTCTAGATGCAAATGTAGCTCTCTTTACGGCTGGTCTTGGCACGCTACTTTTTCAGCTAATTACTAGGAAAAATGTTCCGCCTATTTTTTTAGCAAGCTCCTTTGCTTTTATCGCGCCACTTCAGTACGGTATCGAAAAATGGGGCATAGCCGTGACGATGGGGGGCGTTATATTTGCTGGATTTTTCTACGTTGTTTTAAGCCTCGTGGTCCGATTTGGCGGAGAGAAAATTTTGCATAAAATTTTGCCTCCAGTTGTCGTTGGACCTGTCATCATGACAATAGGCCTTATCCTTGCTCCAAATGCCGTCAAAATGGCAACATCAGCTACTAAAATTTATACCCAAAATGAGGCGATGATCGTCGCTGGCATTTCGCTAGTGGCTACTATTTTAGTGATGATGCTTGGACGTGGCATGTTTAGGCTCATACCTATTTTGCTTGGTATTATCACCGGATACATCGTAGCTTACTGCTTTGGCATGATTGATTTTACCCCTATCTTTAATGCACCTTGGTTTAGAATGCCAAATTTCACCACACCAAAATTTGAGTTTGAAGCGATAATTTATATGATACCTATCGCTATCGCTCCAGCGATCGAGCATATAGGCGATATGCTTGCTATATCAAATGTTACAAAAGAAGATTTTCTAAAAAATCCGGGCCTTAAAAACACACTCCTTGGAGATGGTCTTGCCACTTCGCTTGCTGCTTTTTTTGGTGGTCCGCCAAACACTACATACTCAGAGGTCACAGGCGCAGTTAGCCTTACAAAGGCTTATAATCCAGCGATTATGACCTTTGCAGCGATCACTGCCATCGTGCTAGCCTTTGTTGGCAAGCTAGGAGCGGTGCTTTCAACTATCCCAGCTCCAGTCATCGGCGGTATCATGCTGCTACTTTTTGGTATCATCGCAAGCGTTGGCATGGAGACGCTTATAAAAAACAAAGTCGATCTTGCAGACCCTAGAAACATGATAATCGTAGCCCTCATCTTCATCTTTGCCATCGGCGGCATGGTGCTTGACCTTGGAGCAGTTAAATTTTCAGGTATAGGGCTTGGCGCGGTTACTGGGATAGTTTTAAATTTGCTTTTACCAAAAACAAAGCATTACGAAGGATATTAA